From the genome of Hippoglossus stenolepis isolate QCI-W04-F060 chromosome 13, HSTE1.2, whole genome shotgun sequence:
CTTTTAATGAATATCAGCAGCTCTGTCGTTccctgtgtgtgactgttttaTATTAGAGTCAGATGACGATGATTTGTGAGACCTATAATGCTGTCAGGCAGCGTTCGAGCTGAAATGTTACATCCCAAGATGCCGTTTGTTTGGAAAAACGCAGCTTCGCTCACTAAGGTCAGCTTGACCATCTGCTGCTCCACGTCCTCAATGTGCCACCGGAGCACGGCCGACTCTCTTCCTCCTGGAGATATTCAGAAACTGCCTCCGCCCCGTCTACCGTCTCCATCCAGAGACATTAGCATCCTGAAGTAAATACCTTCTCTCGTCCACGGGGGGATTACCTGTGCACATCAGAACAGGTGGTGGAGAGTAATTACACATTCGGTTCATAATGATAATGCGAAACAAAGAGCCGCTGCTGTATCATGGAGTTTGGATGTGCCTGGTTTGTGTTGGTCAAGATGATCTTATCTTGTTTCTGCAGAGCCCACATCTCCATTCTCTTGCAGTGATGGAGAGAATGTGACAGACCTCCTTTGAGTCatccctttcttcctcccttcttctgATTGcactcagctgcaggagaagtggatccctccctcctcccagcTCCTATCGCCCTCCACATCTCTGCCTGCCTCCTTGAGACGTCCTCCTGGACTCGATCTTATCCAGTTCTATAAGACCCTCAGACTTCAGCCGCTTTTATCTCCACTCGTCTCCCCTGACTCTAtctttcctgtctcctccaaGTTCAGCCCCCAAAATGATGAGGGGGAATCCAACAACCTTGATGTCCTCCTTCCGCTCTTCAGCTTGACCAGGCTCTTTGTAGTTCACTGAGGAGAAATCGACCGAGACAAGGGAACAGCCTTTGTGTGTTGACAACTGTAACTTAGACAGATTCCTGTAAACCCCTCATGGAAAGATAatgcattcatgttttctgcatcCATAACTAATAAAGTGTCAAAGCATTTTACACCTTTAAAGCTATTATCCAAAATTTATTGAGATGAACcaggttatttatttattttcttttgtattttgggtttatttgtttcatttgactttttGTCAAAACACTGGTGTTTTGACAATTCAAGTCAAGGACTCGTACAACTGCAGAAGTTCAACAACAACCTCTGGCCTGGGCCTTTCTGAGGATGTCATGAGGTTTTACAGTAGGAGCCAACACTaacatatttattaataataataatagtcacCACTTCTACTTTGACCCGAACTCGCCTTCGGTttgacttcaaaataaagtgtagatgttatttgtgtgtgtgtgttacagagaaAACACCACAACAGGCGAGCTTTCCCCCAAAACCAATAGGCTTCTCATTATTCATCTGTAGAAATCCTGCCAAGTAATATTCCAACCAAGTTATTGAGTTATTttgaaacatacacacacctgctccCGGCTCTGTCGGCGCACATACACCACAACCCCCCCCCATGTATCATAGAAATAGGGGAAATGGGATTAATCTCTAATCCTTAATTAGCAATTAAAGGATTAGAGGAACACACCACTCTGAACAGTGCTCCTCACTCCGGGTTGAGAAGGTTCTTCATCCTTATGGTGTTTTGACTGTAGCCTATGtatcacagatgtttttattaagaCTTTGAGAAACTTTGTCAAATTGTGGGAATGAATATTTCTCCTTTAATAAAAAGGCAGTGAAAATATACAGATTTTGTTAATGACATTTCAAAAAGGCAAACTGTTTAAAGGTCTACACATGTTCCACCTcaggctaaagacacatctcttctgactacacctcggtgaagaagatgatgtcatcgtcaactctggtgttGGAAAGAAAAGTTAGTTGCACTTACATGAAGCAATTTgatagtttggcttttttgaagctaaaGTACtcacatgattcttgctgttctgggttcGTACCCTCGTGATTGATGCACTTATCGGAAGTCGCTTGGGATAAAAGGGTCAGCTAAATTATAggtaatgtaaaaaacatacTTTTGCGGGTGGCATATATCAAGACAgggacattttacatttacattgtcAAGTATATACATTTTGCCTGTATTGTACCAATCAATCAGGGTGAGAGGGGAAAGTCTGCAGCAGAGCTTCACGTCtggaaatgatttgttttctcttttactttgtgttgttgctgataAGACAACCGACCTATTGGGTTCAGTTTGATATGTAATGAGAATCCTTCTGTTTTCCTCACACTTTACATTACAGGACCTTCTgatttatttatagaaatacaTATCAAACGCATCAGCTTCATGGCAAATGGCccctcctgtgtgtctgtgtgtgtctgcatcagtacaacacaacaacaatcgTCTGTTTCCTGCTTCACATCACTGTACGACACATTCAAGTGCTGCGATGCCTTCGCTGTGTGAGCGGCACTCGTTCAAGTGAGACAGCACAGGATCTCTGGGCTGTTATTGCAGATAAAGAGATACGACTTTGTGTTGTGAAGCAAAAGGACAAGGACTCGCTGCAGTTTATGTGTCATTAGCCATCAAATGAATCAGGACATTGGCTGTGTGGCGATAAAGAAGTGGCAATTCAGGTTGTGGTCGGACGGGCTTCAAAAGGAAGTGCCCTGTCAAATGGACCTGGCTGCTCTGACACATCGGTATTTAACCTTCCTGCAGAGTGCGTGGATGGTGCCAGCACATCATTTAGTCCTCAGCGTTGGTCTGGACGTGGATTCCATCCCACTCGGAGACCTCTCACCCACACTGCTGCAACACAGAGGAGCTCATGAAAACAGATGGAGATTCTCTCTGGACGTGTTGACCGTCGCTGCTCGTGTGAACCTGGCTTCACACGTTGCTGATGGACCCAAATGAAATTGCTTTTCCATCCGGTTGCATGTTCATGTAAAGGTGCTAAAGTCAGAATAGCTCTTAAGGAAAAGATACAAAAAACAGGGATGCAGCGAGAGGGACATctgttggacaaaacaagaacTTCAGGTAGTTTTGTTGCATAAATACAGGCGGCgttgaaatgtaaaaagcatCAGCTTTATGATATTATATGATTTGACCACATGAGGAAGAGAGATGCATAGATTTAATGCTCATGAACATGGATTAAACATCTTATGATAATTTCTCTACCTGGCGACTGtttgcagtttgtctttcacatccTCAAACACACTGAATCATTATTTCCACACACTGGAGAATTAATTTGCAAGCACTTACAACATATGcattataaacacaaactgtccaGTTCCATGTAGATGTTACGACACTTGCTGCAAACACAGCCTCACAAAACAAACTGCCCATGTGGcagcttttttccttttccccaAATTGACTTCCTGTCAGGAGGATAACACAATTTAAATGTAGATTTCCTCCCAGTGTTGTGCTGTATTGTTTGACTTTCAGTAAGAAGCCATTACCTGCGTGGGGGggaagagggtggggggggggcaacacTCCCTCCTTCATTTTGATGAGGCTGTATCACCTTCATTTGTCATTCGTACAGAGGAGAACAGAAAGGATGAAATCAAAAACTTTAACAACACGTATCCAAGGACCTGACAGATGAATACGTGTCCAGCTGTGTGGTGGTGATGTAACATTTAACATCTGTGTGGTAGAACTCACGTCATCATACGTATGAGGACACATGAACATTACACCTGATTAATGAAGGTTTCGTTATGAATCCATGAGCATCCATCTGATCCTAAAGCAGTCTCCTCTTCCTAGAAAGGCTTCCCAGGTCATTCTGGAACCTGCTGGTTGATTTGCTGTATAGTTTTACGTTGCAGCAGTGTTACAATACTTCACAATACCCCCCTTTGTGTCTGCTGCCTGCCGTCTCCGGGGGAAACTTCACATGTCTACAGGAACATGGAGTCCTCTCCCAGCACCTCTCCCACCACGACAGGCCGAACCAGCACCTGTTCACAGAGCAGCTCACCATCTGATCTCCTGCACTTTGTCTCGGTGAACATCTGTTGTTCTTCGCACTAACTCCCATCTCTCCTGCCgggctgcagcttcagtgtcGTCCCCCATTTGTAGGTCACTTTGGTTAAAAGGGGGTTTAACAAATGAGCAAATGTTATCTGTCCCTTGGCTGCTGGAATCAGATTCAAGTCACAGATAGTTTCCTCCAGAGAGTCGTCGGGGAACTGCACTGCCATCGTCCCTGCACACGAGACCATCCCAGGCCAGAGGGTTGTTGGTTCCTCGATGGTGGACCGAGCGACATCATCTCTAACTTTGACCCTGTTGATCTCTCCTCCTGACACCTCTAactaccccccacccccttagCTGATCTCCTTTACTTTGTCTTGTTGAACTTTGAATCTCTGCTGAAGCTTCAGCGTCGTCCCTCAGTCACTTTGGATGAAAGTGACAAATGAGGAAATATAAACGTCTCATGTGTCATTCACAGCTTTTCTAATTGTTACACTCACTGAATTTGAGCAGAATTTCTCACTAGCTGTGAAATGAACATGACATTTGAAAGTTTAGTTCTTACACCTGAGCGACGCGTTGGCAGGGAGGTGTGATGTGATCACCGTCTGTCACAGTGATGAATGTCACCAGCTTATGAACTGCAGCCAGACCAGGTGAGGTGAATCTCCATGACGACCAAGCTCCTCCCATCAGGCGCCTGCTCTGAGAGGCTCGTCACAACCAGTTCATGAtttcatcaattaataaaaGTCCCGTTTACTCAAAGGATAAAACCAATTCAATAGCACATATTGAGTAATTTAGACTGCATGCAACATGGCTGTATCTCTCTGAGTGTATATCCGTCCATATCAGTAAACTATAACTGATCTGTTAGTGAACAGCAAGGTAAACTAATAATATTCATTCAGATTAATGTCTCTGTACAGAGTTCTATTGCAGTAGCATTAGAAGTCATTGTGCTCCAAACTGTGAGCGATAAGAAAATCTGTTGAAACATCAGAAAATTGTTTTCATGGCTCTAACGTGATCGTGTGGATTTGTCCTCCTTCAGGTCTGCAGAGACTATTTCACGGCTTCTGTTCCCAGAGGCCAAAGACTCTCTCAAACATGTCCCACCCGTCCAGTTGAGTCCAGTTTGGGTTCGAGACATTGGGAGACgcttgtgtgtttaagtgttgttgtcagtttgtccagtttgtgcTTTAAAGACTAAAAACTTGGTGTCAATGACCTCGTTTTGGGCGAATATGAACGTGGGCGCTTTGGATTCTGTGCACTGAAACTcaggaagtgttttgtggactcaaacacttcaacctccctccctcccccataCAGGACAAACACTCCACGACTTAGAAACAAATTTGAGCCTTTATTGGAATGTTGCAAGGcattaaatacacaaattccattattttaataatttggtatttaataataaaaaaaaaagttctagTCTAACAATACTGGTCTGACAGTCGTTCTTATTCAGTTTCaagtcccctctctctctctcttctctcactgcATCAGAGATGGAAACCTGACATTGTCTGAAGTGAAAGCAGATGTGAATCTATGTATTGAGAATTAAAGGGCAAGACAGCAATGACACATGGGGAACAACGGCACTCCCACCCAAACAAATACTGCGTATCAAAGCTGCATCATGGTTTTTAAAACAGTCGTTTGTTCATATTGTAATCgattacattttcttcttttttttttttacccctgaTTTCCCAAGTTTTACATATAAAAACTTTTGTATGAAATATAAACAAGCTCTTATCGTGATACACAGACATGTAAATTTGAAGCTGATATCCTTTGCAGAAATTAAAAGCAGACAATAATATGTTCTAAACTCGTCAATGGTCTCGAGAGTCGTCAGATCTCGCCTGGACTCGTGCTctataaacataaataatatgTTCTGGTGTCAGGAAATTACTATCAATGTTTCGGTCATCATCTTCGGCCTCCACCAACACCACCTGTatatgcatcatcatcatcatcatcatcatcatcatcatcatcactcactGCATTTTGCTCAACAGATCcagaaaggttttttttttaatcgtttTGGTTTACGAACCATTTTCCctcattttgaaaaagaaaatacaaaagaaaagtaaagcaagaaaaaagaaaaagtaagaaagaaagaaagcaggaaacacagaacATAAGAAAGAACATTCACAATAAATTTCCAGCCGGTTTGTGTTTGGTCTGGtctcctttctttttatattcTGGATCTCCTTTGCGTCCCCACAGCTGAACGAATAATCAAAAAGCACAGAAGCGCCGCCATCGTCCCACCTCCTGATCCCGACCTTTACGCCAACTAACTTCCATCAAtccaaaccccccccctccaaccCGTCCGACTGTCGAGGTCCTGAGTTAAGACATGACTCCAAACACAGGGTTGTGGCGACAGATGCTCGGCCCGATCTCTTCATAGTCCTTCTTGGTGTGGCAGACCTGGTAGAACTCCGGCTGTGGAAGCAAACACATGAAGGGGACGATGAACACAGACCAATGTAAGAATAGACAAAAACTAAAACGTGTTAGTGTGTCCGTACACGAAGAAAGTTTTTATTATAACCATCATATCAATTCACTTTAAATGTGAAGAACCAGTGGATCCTGACGCCAGCAGCTCTCGACATCAAGCGCACCCCAGTAGATTCATTGCAAATGTGCAGAGCATAATTCAACGGTTTATCTCACTGTTATAGACAACAGGGGTTAAATGATTGAAGTTTTTTGTCAACACTTTATCTATCTTACCAACAAGGACACACAACTGGTGTTGCACTTGCTGAATGAGCTTCAAAACAAAAGTTCACCCACGAGAAAGTTCACTGCTAATGTCAGTTTGCACGTTCGACAGCTAATCGGCTAATTAGCTGCAACAATCGCCTGCAAATGTCAACTCAATCAGTTTAGTTGCTGAAAGCTGGAGCCTTTATGGCCTCGTGTGCGAGTCAGTGTTGCAATGAAAGTTTGTCTAAACTATGTTTTAATGCCCCTGATGccccagctgtcaatcaaacacgTATATATGAAGACAGGCCCGCCCACTTAGAggctaaaagacaaacaagcatTTCTGATGAACCTCTTCTACTGAATTATAAAAATCATAAATCCATTACTCCCACTTGCTCAGATAATGGAATATGGACTGGAAAACATGACATATCCCTACCACCAGGGGGCTCTATTCCCATACAAGCAGTGACTAAGTGCATTCAACAAATCAGTGATTGGATGAGTCAGaatattcataatttaaacAAAGATGATTTGAAAGTGAACTGAGACCTGAACTCTAACAGCCACATTAACAAATACAAAGTCATCTTATCATCACCTTAAGGATTTAAGGACGTATGTCTCTTGTGTCTCTGCATTAAAACGTATGTCTCTGTCCCGGAGACTAACTAAACacggagaagtgtgtgtgtgtgtgtgtgtgtgtgttgactgcaTGTTGATAGAGTTGTGTGCATTGAGGTTTGAAGTACTCACAGTTGATGCTAACATTGATCCACCGAACCACACCGCATATCTCTGCATATGATGAGTGATAACTTGGACATCGATTGGTTTTggctgaggagggagaacagagagacaaacCGAGGatcagtcacattcacccacGTACAGAGAGGCTCGGAGACGCAGTAGTGATGGAATACTGAGGCAGAATGAAGTAGACAAACTGTTAGAggctttaaaacaaatatatttggAATCTTAACACAGGCCATGTTCTCTTTATAGCAGAGCAAAAGTGTTTCATTGTCAATACCCAGGAAATTTCGGTATAAAAAACCGTTTATAATAGTTGAAAACTCAGCATGTTGTTTACTTATTAATCACAAAGGACGATTTAAGATGTTACTGGGGCTGATCTTCATTCACTATCCATCTGTATCTATTCATATTGGTTGTTGGAAAGCATGTACAATCTTGAAAGAGACATTTAGTCTCGGCTTCACTCCTCACACAGTAATTGTTTGGCTGAGAGGTATCGATCGGTGCAGTTTACAAATGAATGGGCCCGCTCACCTTGAGCTTGCCTCCACTCAGCTCCTCGCTCATCTTCAGTCGGGCATCAACCGACCTCTTTAAATCTCTCTGCAGACGGCGCCCGAAGTCCCTGAACATGGTGGAGCCTCCTGAGAGAACAACGTTCTGCGGAGAGAAAAGGTGACGGGGATTACAAAGCTGTGGAATAAGAAGCACTTAGCCCCCTGTGACCTGTGGACGTGTTGATACCATGGATCTGATACTCAGCCAAAATGTCCCAACTCGGCACAAAACAATGTCACCACCAGTAAAtcttaaacaaaataaaagatttgacAGATGGATGACAGTTTACCTTGTAGAGCGGACGCCTGACATCAATTGGGCAGTTCTGAATGACCTCGTCCACAACCTCGGAGATGGGCTGGGTGAAGTCGGGGTTGGCAAACtgggatggagagaaaagactTGTTGCTCTGTTCCCCTTGTCTAAAGTTTGTAGTTTTCCATTATCTTAGATTGTGTTGTGATTCACGCTGCGCTGACTCACCTCTGGGTGGAAGAAGATCTCAGGTCCGAGGAAGCGCTCGTAGCCGACGTCGATGGTGAACTCCTTCTTGCTGATGGAGTTGATGCCGGTGTACTGCTTGATCCACTTGGAGCCGTCTGTGTCGTACTTACTGAACTCTTTGACTAGATCTGGGCACACGTAGCTGTACCGCTCCTGCCGGGGACAGAACAAGTTCAAGTTCATGTTTTTTGATTGCGTCTTCATCAGATGAAGTGGATGATGGGAGCTGTAGCTGAGGACCTACCTTCACCGCCTTAGCTGTCTCCAGCGACTGCTCCGGGGGGATgcccacctccctctccctcaggAGCTGCTGGGTGAAGTAGGTGATGTCTCGTCCTGCGATGGGGATGTGCTTTATACAGCTGCCAATAACGTAACCTTCAgcctgagagacagaggaacagagagagagactgaaaacagctgatgttaCATAACATGAAGACATGAAGACAAAGATTGAGAATAGAAGAGACACAGAGTCTATAACTGGATGTTTCCATTAGATTTCTGCTTCTCCACGTCCCAGCCGTGTTGTGTTTGGCTCACTTTTTTGCACATGTTAGTGAACATGTGGCTGCAGATAAATGTCGGTCAGTCGGTCTCTAAGTGTTTTCTGCAAGCACATTTCCTGAAGCAATTCCTTCAAACCTCTGAAGCACTGTTGTTTGCTTTTAAACATCAACTctatccattttattttttaaaggaggAACTTTCTTCAGGTTTGACCACATCAGGTATAAAACATCAATTCAACACAGATGCCACTAATCCTGATTCAATTTGAGCCACGGGTGTTTATCAAGAGTCAAAAATCAACGTAATGATCACAGTTAATAATTAAAACGCTGTCCTGAGGGGAGCAAACATTTATTACTATGTCTCCCTCTAAAATTAAAACAGCCAATTACGGAACATAACTagctgctatataaatatattatgatattatatatatatattatagtatagcgccaaatcataataaaacaaaataatccaaaacattatctcaagaccTTAAACATtatagagaaactcaacagttgTGATTCCTGAAGGGCCATGAAGGAAGCACTTtataaccttgtttagataagtgctatacaaataaagttattgttattattatcattatgtaCAAGAGCATGTACAAAGCAAAGCGTTGGCTCTTCAGAAACGTGGAACATGTGTGAGAGACTGTGATTCACTGAGGGAACTGTAGACTCACCACAGGGATCACATGGGTGACACCGTCTCCGCTGTCGATGACGGTGCCCGTCAGCGTCCTCTCTCCCACCTGCCTGGATGTCCAGGAGGCTGCCAGAGCGAGCACAGCCTGCcacgcacaaaaacacacatgtgaagGACATggaacatttatatatatatacgattGTATGTTCAAATGTAAATTAGCGAGAGTTTTTATAGCTGATCACATAAGGAAGAAGTGCTTATGACTCGTCATGTTGTGATAGGATCAAGAATCTAAAAATTACTTTGGATTTAATGCATATTAGCATAATGCTAAGTGGTAAATCATCGGTGGgttcagtgccttgctcaaagacacactctggaggagctgggaatcGAACCAGGTACCATCTAACCACTAGTCTCCTAATCCACACCAGTATGTAAAGACATCATAAGAACAAGTTCCATCACATCTCACCTGCACAGCGATGTACAGCCCCGGTACGTTGAAGGACTCAAACATGATCTCAGCTGTGTACTCTCGGTTCTCCGGTGTGTTGAGAGGAGGCTCTGTCTGAATACACACAAGCgcacaaacaagacaaaataagatatttaaaaGAAGAGGGCATTTAAAAGATGAATTCACTGCGGGCTAACCCTTTGTGTTTACTAGCTCTGGTCACATGCTCACCAGGAGGAAGTAGTGGTCCTCGGGCTCGGCCCTCAGGTACTTGAAGATGATCTGCTCCATGAAGCGCTCCATGAGGTCCCAGTCCTCCACAATCCCATGACGGATTGGCCACTGTTGACACATGGGTTCAGGTAATAATTAGAATAATGTTCAGTACATGTTGTGTCCTGGTTTCCCTGTGAAGTCTCTCTCTTCCATGTTTGAGTCATTCAAAGAGAAACGGTCACCTAATAATCAGATAGGGAAACCATCTCCTttcttctgcttcctgtttactgcatttattatttatacttttaaaatatggGTTCGTAAATCCAACAGGGTCCCGTACCTTAGTGGAATATGAGGGCTTGTCTACGGCTTCATCTCCAATGAAGAAATCCAAGTCATCCACCCCCTTCATCATCCTCCGCTGGGCCTGGTCCCCGACCTTGGCCGACTCTTTGATGGCGATACCTgacgagagaggagagaattcAATACCTGGCTAAAGGGTTGTGTGAGCTACATTTACAGGTAATTAAGATggtgtcatttaaaaaatctaaacaatatttacatatacagaaATAAAGTAGACGTTAAAAGTGTTAAAGGCACAAAGTCAAATTTAGAAAAGTATTAATAATTGTTGGCAGGGGATTTTGGAAACTAGTGCCATTTCCCCTTTTCGTTGTTGGTGTCACTGGCCTTGTGGGCTGGTGGTCGGGGAATCGAACGTACAGGGAAATACTCACATGATGGAACGATGAACTGTGGCTCTGTGTTCCCTGCATACCCCAGTTTGGTGTAACtgcaagagaagagaaggacaTGTCTCCATTAGAAGCCAGTTGGACGCTCTGGACAATACGGAGCTACAAAGCTGGAACTGCATTTAGACGTGTGAACATTTACTACAGCGAAGATTATTTTGGGCTGCGTTCCCCCTATTGTTTTGATCAATGCCATCACTGTCCTTTGGGGAGTTGGTCTGTTGccaagagcagcagcagctctggagttTGCTAATAGGAGGCCATTAAAAGAGCCATTCATGTCACACTGGGAACTGAGAACTATTCATATGTGTctggtgtggggggggggtggaatcACTCCTGTATAAACTGACCACTAACCCTTAATATAAACCAGCCATGACCTCATCATCAGCTGCTGTATCTCCTTCTGCTTTGTGATAAGAAGTGAGCCAAACCTTTACCAAGTTTCTAAAAGTCCTTCCTACAACATTTTCACCTTCATACTTAAAGCACAACCAGTTGGATGCACACGTTAAGACTATGGAGTTAAACCCTCCTCTGTATGAAAGTCTTAAGGGCCACATGCTGACCAGATGTAGTCTGGACTGGGGTAAGCTCAGACTCCCATAATAGCCCTCAGGGCCCAGGGGACTGATAGAGGACACCGCTGACACGGCCAGAGCACTGTGGGCACTACGGGCCACATCCTGGTCACAACAGTGGCTTCTTTGAATTCAACTGActaaaggaagagaagaagccGGAAGGGGCAGCATCAGAAAGTCAGGAAGAACTCAACCGGTTTGTTATGACTGGAACAATCTCCTCATTTCAACGTCAACAACTGGCTTTAATAGAAAATGCTGAGTTGCTGAAAGACTTTGCTGAGTCAAGCTGCAAATTCACGACGTGTTGATGTCACGCTGCCAAAGGTCAAAAGGCATGCGATGACGTCACCAGTGTAGAAGCCTCCTACACAAACTAATTATAAAATCCCAAAAATTTTGCTGAAAAAGCTGCATATTTCCAAAAGTACGAGaagttaaaagaataaaaacgaGAGCAGACGTGTCCTGAGCGAATGAATTAACTGACAcatacaacagcagcagtttttacaaaaaaaaacgattcaACGTATgagacatgaatgtgttttcactcttattacaataataaaagtcatattatgtatgtgtgtcacAGTCAACAGCTGCTTCATGACCCCAGCAGTGTGGTctgacggcagcagcagcgctcTGAACACCTTCATACCACGGAACAGTCCCAGCTTGTCTCCCTCAACCTGCCTCGACACGccgaaaacacacaacacacgtcAGACGGTGGACATCATTGCACAGGATGGCTGGAGCCGAGTCaaccatttttttaaaaacacacgaTTCTCTGGGCCTCTACTTTAGAATCGCACAACTTGTGTTTTTTATCCCGATGACGAATATTGTACCTTTAGGGAAATGCTGACTAAAAAACCTGACATCTGTAACGTTGGTTCACTTTTGACCTGTGCTCATTAATGACTGCAGCCTTGTGGTATGAGATCTCAACTGTTTGCTTAAGATAGATGAAGCAATGACTCCACCCAAACCCTTTCAAATGCACTGTGGTAGAGATTTGTAGATTTATGTCAGTGTTGCACATTAGACGACGCCGACACCCTGCTGTGACTGCGGCTGTTTTTATCGTACAGTCAATAAATAACTCAGAAGGTAGATGTGTATCAGGAAGTGGAGCCGTCTTCCTCTGGACATCATGAACTCCCTCAGTGACTTTTGTCTAACTTCGTACTAACTTGGTTGATCAAGTTGTTAGTTCCACAGATAAACCTGCAGTTACTGGAACCTGCCGTCTGCATTGTAACTTTAAGACCTGGCTATAAACGTAACAAGGGACATCTGCTTAATGAGTAGGAACTAGCACAGGCTGGGCTAACCCCAAGTCTCAGCTGCACTTCCTTCTTCTGGTCCCCGGTGCAGATCTGAAGCAGTTCTCTGGTTTACAGCCTGGAGGGATGAGGGGGGAGGTATG
Proteins encoded in this window:
- the LOC118120270 gene encoding actin-related protein 3, whose translation is MAGRLPACVVDCGTGYTKLGYAGNTEPQFIVPSCIAIKESAKVGDQAQRRMMKGVDDLDFFIGDEAVDKPSYSTKWPIRHGIVEDWDLMERFMEQIIFKYLRAEPEDHYFLLTEPPLNTPENREYTAEIMFESFNVPGLYIAVQAVLALAASWTSRQVGERTLTGTVIDSGDGVTHVIPVAEGYVIGSCIKHIPIAGRDITYFTQQLLREREVGIPPEQSLETAKAVKERYSYVCPDLVKEFSKYDTDGSKWIKQYTGINSISKKEFTIDVGYERFLGPEIFFHPEFANPDFTQPISEVVDEVIQNCPIDVRRPLYKNVVLSGGSTMFRDFGRRLQRDLKRSVDARLKMSEELSGGKLKPKPIDVQVITHHMQRYAVWFGGSMLASTPEFYQVCHTKKDYEEIGPSICRHNPVFGVMS